In the genome of Pseudobacteriovorax antillogorgiicola, the window TTTGCTCGACACCTGAGGAGATCTCTCCCCAACTTAGAATTCCCTCAAGCTCTGCGGCATCTGGTGAGACAGTGAGCGCCTGACGCGCCGTAGAATCCAGGATGAGGTAGGCATCGCCGAGGCGTTTCAGGTTGAATACCTGCCCTGCGGAATGGCTTTCTTTCTCCTGCGTTAATAAGCTCGTTTCCTGGCGATCATCGTTGGTCAAAGTTAGACCACTCAAACGATTTATGAGCTTGAATGGTCCGTCACCAGGCAACTGAGCCTGGTCCTCTGAAACCGACAGCTTGCTTTGCCCACCGGTGCAGGCCTGCATCGCAATGTTAATAAAAATAAGTGCTATTAAATAGTTAAATCGCATCAACTCCATCCTTTCACATTTCCATACCAAGATACGCACTGCTTCAAACACCAACTAAAGGACTAGCTGAATCAGCTAGATTGTGTATAATTGACATACATTGGCCGGCTGGTCAAGTATTCCCTGTCCCATTTCTGATGGATTCTCCGATAATTTCGAAGCGCTGATTCCATGATTCCTAGTTAGCACTGTATTTATCGATAGATAGCTTCCATCGGCGCCTTTCATGGGATAAGCCCAGGCTCATTAATTTTGTTTGGTATGGGAAACATTCAGGTTTCTATTTAGTCTCTTTGCTAGGGAGTGCTGTAAAGACCTACTTTCAAAGCCTTGGGGAAGATATAACAATTCAGCCCCAAGGAGATGACTTCATCGAAGACGAGAATGGACATGTCCGCTTCCAGTTTCGAATTTTCAATCCCACGTGAACATTCGTCGAGAGCAACAGAGCGAGCTTCTTAGCAAATCGTTTTTGTCAATAACTCTATTAATCTATTGCAACAGGTTATGGTTAGCCTCTAGCAGTTGATGGCTGGATCTTGCAGCTTTCTAGATCTTCGATCGAGACCAGCTCTAAAGCTGATAGATGAGTTGCCTCCATATTTACCAGGGGAGCGCAACCCGCCTCATAGGCTTGTTTCCAACGCTCAAGGCAGACACACCAATGATCACCCGGCTTGAGTCCTGGAAACCCAAAATCAGGCATCGGAGTCGATAAATCGTTGCCTACGTATTTAGAGAAGGCAAGAAAGTCTTCCGTCATCTCGCAGCACACCACGTGGCGACCTTTGTCATTGTCATCTGTGGCGCAACTGCCATCACGGAACCAGCCTGTTTTTGGCTCGCAACTGCATTCCTGTAGAACTTTGCGATAGATATTCATCTGTGTCATGTGATCCTCCTTTTTCGAGAAAATAACATGATGGCGATGAAGCGAAAAGAAAAAGGAGTGGGCTTGTGCCACACTCCTATTTGATCACGAAGAATTTTTGTTAGTTGAGGATAGCGTCGATCAGGTCTTGAACAGCTGCGATAATACCCGCAACATCGGCGTCCATCGCTGCATCGATGATGTCTTGAATCGCATCCATGATCCCTGCAACATCCACGAGTCCAGCAGCATCAGGCTTCAAGTCATCAGAGAACTTAGCCAAGCGATTCGCAGCCCCCATAACGCGAAACACATTGCCAGATTCTGATGCATCAATCAGGTCCATCACAAGCTTTTCACCTTCTTCCGCTTGCGCTGCGCTCATTGAGTTCCCAGTGATTCCTTGGGATTCGAAAAACATTTGTGAAACAGTTTGAGACATTTCAACCGTCTCAGTTTCTGCCATAGGCACAGCAATCGGTGCTGAGGTGATTTGTGAATTGATTTGCTCTTCTGTAAAGTAATCAGCCTCGGGCTCTTGGGCACGCACGGGGCTAAGCTCGACATCTGCTTCAGCTGATGCGCTGTCGCTCGTGGTGCGCTGCGGCTGGTTTGGTAAATTTCCTTGGCAAGCTGCTAATGCTAGAGTTGTCAGTCCGATGAGTACTACTTTCATTTCAATCCCCTGAGTTGCGTCGCGAGAGCCTTGCAGACCCCTAGTAAGACCCTCTGTGTCCTTGTATGCCTGGAGACGAAGCAAGTTTGGTTCCAATACCTCAAAAATGTTGATCTTTTGCACCTTTACTCAATAATAACAGCGATATATTAAGGCAGTTGAAGTCTCATTTTTTTGAAGAAGCTGTCCAAATATCTGCCATATCGCCACTGGCACTAGTGATTATCTATATGATTTCTTTGAGTTAGGCTGATAAGGACTAAGCTTTTTAACTAGAAGCCTTAGTGGCTTGGTATTCCTCTATTGATCTGGAGTCTTAGAGCTGTTTGAGAAGAATATATTGAGTGTTTTTAAGTAAATGCATGAAGTAGCCGAAAGGAAGGACACGGAATCCATGATAATATATGCTAGCCCTTGCAGAACTTGCATGAAACGGCCTATTGAATTCGGAAAGAGGGATATGAAGAAGCAGAAACATTGCTGTGAATCTGATTGCGTTGGTTGTGAAATCTTTGCTGCCAAGAAAGAAAAGTTGAAGAAGGCTCAGAAAGCCTCTCAGTCATCATCGGAAGATATTTTGTGGAATCGTTAATCTGATTGCAACGGGTTATGGTAGTTTGGTCGTGTCCATTGATTCCCATTGGGAATCGATATCGGTGTTGGGCTCGTAACCAGCCTTTTGAATTTTCCCGTCTGCATCCTCTATTTCGAGTTCGTCTGGATTGACATCAGTTAGTGAATCAGCACTCGAATGAAACGCAGACCTGCTTGAAAATAGTAGGACAGCTATCATGAGCCAGGGGAGATAGGGAATTATTTTTTTTACTTTTTTCATGATAATCTCCAAAGCTTGGTCCTAAGCTTTATCAGCAAAGGGCATACCACTTCGGGTTTCTTACGTGGGCCTTTCATTTTGAGGGATTGCGAGCCTCTTAAGGCCCGCTAGCTGTCTATGGTTGCGACAGTTCAAGAGCACTCACATGCACCCTTTGGCCATTGAGTATGGCGTTACCAGATACAGGTTCGACTTCCTGATCGCTCAAGATCTGGTTTATATTCGCGCCTCCCATGGCGATGGCCTGTTTGAGCTTCGATCGACCTTCCTGATGGCCCCAGCCATGAGGCATGCTGACAACCCCTTTCATGATTTTGTCGGTAAGGCGGACAGGCGCTTCGATCGATCCCACAGCCCCTGAGACTCTAACGGTTTGGCCGTTACTAAGACCCAAAGCAGCTCCATCATCTTCATTGACTAAAACGTGGAAATCTCTCTTTTTAAGATGCAGGCTTTGGCAGTTATGCATCCAAGAGTTGTTGCTGCGCAGGTTCCGTCGCCCAATCAGTTGGAAACCATCAGCAGTAGGGTTTGGCTCTTTCTGAAGTTGGGCTTTCACTTGACTAAACTGCTTGATTAGCACTTCAGGCGCCAGATCCAGCTTCTTATCAGGTGTTCTGAGTTTGTCCGGTAGCTGCGGCGTCAGGGCACCAAGGTCAATGCCATGTGGATTCTCGCGAAGCCGTTTCAAAGTTAGTTTATGGGGACCGCGACGAAGCATCCCATCAAGAATCCTTTCGGGTCCAAGCCAAATCATCCCTTGAGCTATCGCACCAATCTTAAAATTCTGAAACTTTGAGCCATGATCAAGGCGTTTCCACAGTTCAAGAATGATATCGAAGTCTTCTTTACCCTGCTTTTTGAAGGTGGCTTCGGAAAACCTTGCAGTGTTGCGG includes:
- a CDS encoding DUF2237 family protein, translated to MTQMNIYRKVLQECSCEPKTGWFRDGSCATDDNDKGRHVVCCEMTEDFLAFSKYVGNDLSTPMPDFGFPGLKPGDHWCVCLERWKQAYEAGCAPLVNMEATHLSALELVSIEDLESCKIQPSTARG